The genomic region GTTTAGATCAATAAGTAAAAAAACATGCATGGAAAAAAGAGTTACGTACCTGGAGACATAACTCTCAATCCATCTGAGTCGCTCATATGACTACCAAAAGAGGAGGACCGTTCTCCAAGGGAAGTAAGCCGAGAGGATGAAGATCCACCGCTGCTTGGTGTTGAAACCGGAGAGATCTGACGGTTCACAGCGaagtaaaggtccaaagcaggCAAGGTAGTTGTAAGCTGTTGTCCTTGCTCCTCGTTGAACCCAAACCCTAACTCGATAGAACCTTTGAGCTCGCTCAAGTCCTCGTCCGTTAAGTCATTAATATCTCCACCTTCGTTTATTTGCTTCATCTCGAGGTGATGGAGCATCTGGCGACGGCGACGCTCCCATGCCTTGTCTCTTTTGGTCTCCAGCATCGAGAGTTGCTTCGAGAGACGTTTCTTTGGCTTAGCTCTCGGTGGTTCTAGTGACATCTTTTGAAGCTCTTCAGACTCGCTTTCGTTgagagatgaagatgatgaggttgatACACTCAATGCTTCACCAACCCTCACCATTTTGGAACGTTTATAGTTATGTATATATCACGAAAAGTCAAATAATTTAAGATTTGTGCCTTGTTGTACAAGTTAGGTCATGTATATCTGCATGTTTGCCTTGTTTGTAAGCAATAATTAGAAGAAGAAAGGACTTGAGTCGTAGCAGCAAAACTTGTATGCTAATAACCGCACAGAGATAAAGGATTTGTGATGGAGAAGGAGATTGACTCCAAGGATTTTGTGAAAATCCTAGAGATCTCTCTCCCTCAGAAACTATTCTTCTCTGGagccaaaatatataaatggtaGAATGATTCTGTTTGGATTTATGTGTTGTTGCGGTTAGCACAGCATGTTTTGTTTGCCATATTTAATGGTCTCTTGCCTCTGTTAAATGCCTGGTGAGATCCTGGAATTGTTTTAATATTCTGGTGAGAATCCAGAAACAAACTTATATGGTTTCTGTTGGAATAACCAACTCTTTCTTGATTTAGGTTTTCAAAACGTGATGctatataaacttttttttattgttagcCTAATATTAAAcaagagaaacaaaagaaattatattaactGGTTTGGATATGCATGCTTTTATAGGAAATAGTAATGACGCTAAATAGCTTAGAGCATGTCCAAGTGAGTTTTTAACATGAGCTTCATAACttaagtttaaattaaatgttccAAATGCAAGAATACAATTAAATGGTTAGGTTAAATCAGTTTATGCAACTGTAATTCTTTACATAAATACTAATCAACTCTGCCAAAAAAACAAAGTCAACTAATCTCTGCACCATATGTGGCTAATTTGTAGTAAACCTTTGGATTAAGAGTggacaacaaaaaaaagttactgTGATGTGACATCATAGTGAAATAAGCAATGCATAGATGTGAAGCTGCAATAGTGAACCATCATACAACAGAGATTAAATGAATGGAGATTATGATGATCATCATCCTATACTGAGAGCTGCTCATAGAGACATCATCGTAACAAAGATGATGACACTATTACTACGAGAACCATCACTGCTATGCTGAGGTTAACCAATGTATCCACATTTTCAAGCTTCACCAGTTTCTCGTGGAAGTCTGCCCGCATTTGTGTATATGGGCACTTTTGCTTCTGCAACAAACATAGCATGGGGATCTAAATTCCGTTACTCGAATCCAGggggaaaaaaaaaggatgaacACAAGCTAGTAAGCGAACATTTAAATCATGCTCTCAACACACCTAAACCCTGCTTAGATTAattcatttcttatatttccgGTATGTAAGAAACAGCTCTGCTTATGATAAAACCAGGGAAGGACGTATAGGCACTAACCTCAGTTTTCAACTCATCGTTTTGGTTGTTTGCATTCTGAACATCTTCTTTGAAACCGTGCTGGGAAGGCTCGTTGAGTGGCGTGTCGGAGTTCACCTTGCTATTGGAGATTCTACTTGAGAAGGCTTTGTAAGGTGAATCAGTGTGAATGGTCTCCATAACTGAACCGAAGAAATTTGTAACCGGTACCTGATTTTCCATAATGAGTAGACTTGAAGAATGAGTAAATCAATCATCTCAAGGCAGAGAtagttcattaaaaaaaatggaaagaaCAAATAACATATACAGAAGGTGCAAATTCTAAATCAATATCGTTCACTTTCATGTATTGGTAAACTTATGAACAAAACCTACACTGCTCAGCTTCTATAGAACAAGCAACTAAAGGGGAGGTTACTTAGTCTTGATTGGTTACAACAGAGTAGTAATATAAGatgctataaaattaaaatgagtGCACAATCAGTCTCCTCCTTACCTCCGCCAGATCTGGCTGGTAAAGATCAGTCCGGTAGTAGGCGGTAGACATAAGCTGTCTCGGATCATAGGACTTAAACAAACTGCACAACAGAAGGTGAACGGATGTCTGTAGCTCAGAGAGTTCAGTTTAACAAGGCGTATCAGTTTTATCAATCATCACTAAATGTCAGAGGTAAAACATAGAGAGACACAAATCTTGAATGAATAAATGTCAGAGGTAAAACATACAGAGACACAAATCTTGCTAATATATTAGAGCTTGGACAAAAACCAATGTTAGCAGAACGTTGGAGACAAGATTTGCATAGTTATAGACTTATATTGTACCTGTTAAGTGATGCATTGTCATAGATATTGagcctctcaaagaacgcaagaGTGTAATATGTAAACCGATCTACAACAGATACACCAATCTAaagcaaaaacaatatttaatcaatacaatgatcgaaagaaaaaaaaaatagtgaagGGAACTTACATCTGAGTCCAGGTGATGGGAATATGAATTCTCTCCTTTAAGACTGCTACCAATAGCCAAAACGCCAGGAGATTGAAGCTAGGAAAATAAAATACTCAGAGAAATATCCAAAATGATAGATTAGACAGAAACGAAACTAACGCTTGAAAAGTGACACTGAGATGTAAACACCTGGTTAAAGAGAGTGGCAGCTTGGCAAGTATCAACCATTATCAACAGCTCCTTGAATCTGAGCTAGCCCAATAGTTTCATCAGGTTGTCAAAccagaaaataagaaaagacaCTAAATGACTGATGTTAAACATACCTGCGCTTCTCTTTCATTTGTTTGACAGCATCTGCTAAATCGTGGCTCTGGAGCTCTTCAGCATCTTGAAACTTTAGAAACTCGTCACCTCCATGGCCAGTCATGTAGAGTAGGATATGGCTACCCTCATCACTGAGGAGACGCTTTGACCTTGGGACAGCATTCTCGTGACGCCCAGTCAAAACCCGCAAGAAATTTTCAACCGTTACCTCATAACCACGATAATCTACCTGAGTGAAAACCATACTACACCAATCAGCCCTTCAT from Raphanus sativus cultivar WK10039 unplaced genomic scaffold, ASM80110v3 Scaffold3515, whole genome shotgun sequence harbors:
- the LOC108819658 gene encoding uncharacterized protein LOC108819658; translated protein: MVRVGEALSVSTSSSSSLNESESEELQKMSLEPPRAKPKKRLSKQLSMLETKRDKAWERRRRQMLHHLEMKQINEGGDINDLTDEDLSELKGSIELGFGFNEEQGQQLTTTLPALDLYFAVNRQISPVSTPSSGGSSSSRLTSLGERSSSFGSHMSDSDGLRVMSP
- the LOC108818904 gene encoding uncharacterized protein LOC108818904 isoform X1, producing the protein MKILIILVVMLLCYSFASSSGDTTTIHTNNWAVLVCTSRFWFNYRHMANTLSLYRTVKRLGIPDERIILMLADDMACNSRNQYPAQVFNNENHQINLYGDNVEVDYRGYEVTVENFLRVLTGRHENAVPRSKRLLSDEGSHILLYMTGHGGDEFLKFQDAEELQSHDLADAVKQMKEKRRFKELLIMVDTCQAATLFNQLQSPGVLAIGSSLKGENSYSHHLDSDIGVSVVDRFTYYTLAFFERLNIYDNASLNSLFKSYDPRQLMSTAYYRTDLYQPDLAEVPVTNFFGSVMETIHTDSPYKAFSSRISNSKVNSDTPLNEPSQHGFKEDVQNANNQNDELKTEKQKCPYTQMRADFHEKLVKLENVDTLVNLSIAVMVLVVIVSSSLLR
- the LOC108818904 gene encoding GPI-anchor transamidase isoform X2, which produces MKILIILVVMLLCYSFASSSGDTTTIHTNNWAVLVCTSRFWFNYRHMANTLSLYRTVKRLGIPDERIILMLADDMACNSRNQYPAQVFNNENHQINLYGDNVEVDYRGYEVTVENFLRVLTGRHENAVPRSKRLLSDEGSHILLYMTGHGGDEFLKFQDAEELQSHDLADAVKQMKEKRRFKELLIMVDTCQAATLFNQLQSPGVLAIGSSLKGENSYSHHLDSDIGVSVVDRFTYYTLAFFERLNIYDNASLNRHPFTFCCAVCLSPMIRDSLCLPPTTGLIFTSQIWRRYRLQISSVQLWRPFTLIHLTKPSQVESPIAR